The following coding sequences lie in one Treponema socranskii subsp. buccale genomic window:
- a CDS encoding type II toxin-antitoxin system Phd/YefM family antitoxin: MEDLMPQIVPIRDLKNTAHISALCHESDEPVFITKNGYGDMVIMSMETFEKSTFF, encoded by the coding sequence ATGGAGGATCTTATGCCGCAAATAGTTCCGATACGTGATTTAAAGAACACTGCACATATTTCCGCCTTGTGCCATGAAAGCGATGAACCTGTTTTTATAACAAAAAACGGTTACGGCGATATGGTGATTATGAGTATGGAAACTTTTGAAAAAAGCACTTTTTTTTAA
- a CDS encoding ClbS/DfsB family four-helix bundle protein — protein MPRPATKADLIQASNEQFAKLRTLIDGMTDKEKAADIFPNERDKNVRDVLVHLYEWHCLLLNWIRSNTKGKPAAFLPEPYNWKTYPAMNVGFWKKHRETPYAAAESMLKKTHKEVMALIETFSDEELFSKGAFDWTGTTTLGSYCVSAMSSHYDWAIKCLKKALKKYREG, from the coding sequence ATGCCCAGACCTGCGACAAAGGCCGATTTAATTCAAGCTTCAAACGAACAATTTGCAAAACTGCGGACTTTAATCGACGGAATGACCGACAAAGAAAAAGCCGCCGATATCTTTCCGAACGAACGCGATAAAAACGTACGCGACGTTTTGGTTCACTTGTACGAATGGCACTGTCTTTTGCTGAATTGGATACGGTCAAATACAAAAGGAAAACCCGCCGCCTTTTTGCCTGAGCCCTATAATTGGAAAACCTATCCTGCAATGAACGTCGGATTTTGGAAAAAGCACCGGGAAACGCCGTATGCCGCCGCCGAGAGCATGCTGAAAAAAACGCACAAAGAGGTTATGGCGCTTATCGAAACGTTTTCCGACGAAGAACTTTTTTCCAAAGGCGCTTTCGATTGGACGGGCACGACGACGCTCGGCAGTTACTGCGTTTCGGCAATGTCGAGCCATTACGATTGGGCAATCAAGTGCTTAAAAAAGGCGCTGAAAAAATATAGGGAAGGGTAA